The stretch of DNA atatttgtattgcaaaatattgcataaatattGCAATATCTTCcaatatttatgcaaaatattgcaaaatatgttatgcaatatttttcattttgcatttgcTTACTGATTCGTGGGATAAGCCTCCATTGGTTCTAGAAGCAACTCTAATAAAATATTAGGCATTATAATATTCTTCCTAATATTTCCACAAAGAGGAAAGAATCAAAGAACAGAGAGAAAGCATTTTAAGTTGGATGTTAAAAGAGTTTAttacaattatatattttacatttattgttataTGACATACATATGGAAATACAATAGAAAATCACATTTCCATTCCTTTGTTGGcttttgttgaaaacaaaaccagttgaatctaaacagaaaaatcatCAAGAAAAGCAACACTATTAAGATTAAGATTAAGATTTTTTCCTTTATAATTGTTATGTGTTTAGGGACAAACTGTACGAGTTGCACACACAGAAGCAAATCTATTTGAGCACACATGATCGTTCCAGTAAAAATTGTTTCCGTAGTTGGTGTGTCCACAGTGTTCATTTCCACCAGCATTGTCAGGCTGTCCAGAATTCCAAAGGGAAAATGTGTATTTAGACCCATCGGACCATATCCACCCTCCTTCCTTATGCATGTCAGTGAGTCCAATCCAGGTCCATGACTGAGTAGGATCAAAGTTCTTGATcaaaaaattgacaaaattgTGTTCATTTAGGCTGTGGATGGAAACCAGGTTGGCTCCTTCAGACACACAGTGGAGCTCTGCTTCTCCCCAGGTCACTCTTGAGCCAAAGTACTTGTAGCAGCGACCCTCGAAGCTGAACCAGAACAAGGGGCAGCCGCCACgcagcagcttcagtttctgtCCATTTGAAGGAGGCTCAGCAGCCAGAGCCAGaccaaacaggaagaggaaccaCATCATCTTGGAGCTCGATGTCTCTGAGGTGGAGGGATCTGAAGTTCTGGCTGGAGTTTTTCTGCAGTGATGGATGTTGAAGAGAGTTCTGGATAGACAGGAGTTCACCTGGTTTCTTTTATATTGGTCAGCGAGGGTGTCTATCATGTTCCTGTTAATGAGctactttaatgtttgtttagATTTCCCATAAAACTATCTTAAAAAGAACCTCTTTATAGGTTTCCTTTCCATGGAAGTATTATCTTATCGTTGTGGTTGtgcacacaaaaatgttttcaaaaatcaaatgCCCATAAATGGATGGAGTTTGCATCAGATCATGTATCAGGTCACAGTTCTCCTGTCTTCAGATGCAGCAGAAGAAGCAAAGTCTAACTATGAAACAAAGGAATTGCATAGATCATAAGGTAATAATGTCTCCAAGTAACAATTCTAGATTGCATTCAACACTGGAATTATTCTCTTTGActcattcaaagaaaaaaaacaaaacaaaacaaaaaaacaagaggtACAGCAATATATTCTTggagtttgacatttttgattCTGAGAGATTTCTATGTTTTGCTGGAGTTTATCTGCAGGGATAAATGCTGAAGAGAATTATGGATAGACAGAAGtaaatcttttctcttttgtattCCTCAGAAAGGAGATCTATTGTATTCCTGCTAATGAGCTActataatgtttgttttcaattcCCATAAAAGTTCCTTCATAGAAACTCTTTATCTGTCTCCTTCCCTGGAAGTTATATTATCATCACGATTGTGCAAATATAATTGAGGATATAGATGCCAGCTGGTGGTTGTCTTTATTACTTTCCCCAGTAACTCAGAGCAAGTTTGAATACTAAAGAAGTAAATCAAATATGCTTGATattaacattacatttattcactttttttgtaactgacgttttgaaattgttttggaaCTCCAAAAACTTCCTTCTGCACACTTttcacaactttattttgaactgagttcacaacattttatttttttacaaattaaatctCAGGGGCGTGTGTTGGTATTGCAGATGTAAAGCGTAAGACTCCTATATGGAGGCCTCAGTATTTGACACAGTGGTCACAGATTTGAGTCCTGACTCATTGATGTTTGCTGTCTGTCTTTCCCATCATTTCATTATCAAATAAATtccaaaacagccaaaaaaaatccataaaaaattTACGTCACACATTCAGCTGTTCGGCACATTTTTTGAGCACCAGATTCAGACATAATTAAAACTTTGGAAGCAACATCTGACTGTAGCACAAAGGGCTTGTGTTGATCATAAATTAATAAAGATAAAGTTAGTTCCACGCAACTGTTCTAAATTGCAACTCattcataatttaaataataattacttgTAGTCTATATAATTATGTTCAGAATTGATTTTGTGGTCTGTTCTCAGAATAATCTCTTTCCTGACCTTCATTCTTTTGTGTTAGatttactaaataaatgaaaataagacTTCTGTTTGATTTTGCAGAATGTTTGGAGCAAATTTTCCTTCCCAAGTAGTTTGACAATGAAAGGAACTTGTCAACATGTGTacacatttattaatataaCACAAATAGCCTAAAAAcatactaaataataaaaaatatgttctgGTCCAATAGACCAGAAATATGGTCCAATAGAAGTAATTTTCCAACAGAAAGCAATGTCTTGATTCTGCCTCGTGTTTACAGATTGCAATTTAAGTCAgtaagtaaaattttatttctatatcaCTTTTCACAAACATATACAGTAGATCACAATGAGCATCACAATGGCAAAAacaattacaacaaaacaaaaacaaacaaaccaaagaaacaTTAAGCAAAAGTctgtctgaataaaaatgtctttagttGTTCCTTAAAAGAGTCTGTGTAGTGGGACAGAGTTTCAGAGCCTTTGAGCCATCGCCCGAAAAGCACAACCTCCACAGGTTAAATACAGGTTTGGGGTTCACTGAACAACATTTGGCCTAGACAAAGctaaatgatgcaaaaaatCAAGAATGTATTTAGGTGCTTGGTCATGGATAGCCTTGaaagttaaaactaaaattttaaaattagtcCTCAAGTGTACAGGAGGCCAGTGCAAAAAGGCAAGAACAGGACTAATGTACTGAATGACTAATGTTCTGAAGAAGTAATTTCttactttcaaaatgttataGGTCACAATATATGTAAAGATCATTTATCATGATTAATTAGGCAACTCTGATCCAACAGACTTAAAATATCATATTTAGATCCACTGGACTGAACCCAAGCTCCTCTTTTGTAAAAATCTGTGACTCCAATCCATGTGAATTCTAAAGTTGCATGAAGTTCTCGATCAAAAACTtcacaaagttgtttttctccaaactgTGGAAGGACCAGAGTTtagatttataaatattaacctgtctaaatgtttttattagatgAAAACAtggttaaatataaatatatattttaatgaaaaacgtTTTACTTTAGACTTTTACAAAATGTCCAAGATGCAGCTtttgaatatttctttaaactGGTTCAGTTATTAATTTATCCCCTCCTACACtgattcaaaaagaaaatattgcataaaattatgtaatatttgtatgcaatttaaatattgcataaatatttgtattgcAAAATATTGCTTAAATATTGCAATATCCtccaatatttttgcaaaatattgcaaaatatgttatgcaatatttttcattttgcatttgcTTACTGATTCGTGGGATAAGCCTCTATTGGTTCTAGAAGCAACTCTAATAAAATATTAGGCATTATAATATTCTTCCTAATATTTCCACAAAGAGGAAAGAATCAAAGAACAGAGAGAAAGCATTTTAAGTTGGatgtttgttagaaaaattatcctcctgttcaagttatgttttcatattattctttttatattattactctcatattattcttctttttatatttacttaacttctcttttcttttgtagtatattattaactttgtttaggatgtttgcttggaagctaaaaacgttaaacattcatgtgttattagttccatatgtaactgattagttgtggtcagccaCATGCCCTTAtaagggcatgtccataggaggttccagaatgtaaagacggttggtcaattctctgtgtgactgtgtgaagaagcccaacctcctttttctatacaataaagagaaatgcaaagaaagaactggcagaattgagtccagacagtgtttgacagcgattcgtcgcgtctgttctcaattctcctattctgcagaaaagaaattaaaagaaacctaatctctgtctctggctgattctttgcaggttatgacaAATAAACCTATCAATGTTAAAAGAGTTTAttacaattatatattttacatttattgttataTGACATACATATGGAAATACAatagaaaatcacattttcattcctttgttggcttttgttgaaaaaaaaacccagttgaatctaaacagaaaaatcatCAAGAAAAGCGACTATTaagattttttcctttttaattgtTATGTGTTTAGGGAC from Xiphophorus maculatus strain JP 163 A chromosome 13, X_maculatus-5.0-male, whole genome shotgun sequence encodes:
- the LOC102228548 gene encoding lactose-binding lectin l-2-like, with product MMWFLFLFGLALAAEPPSNGQKLKLLRGGCPLFWFSFEGRCYKYFGSRVTWGEAELHCVSEGANLVSIHSLNEHNFVNFLIKNFDPTQSWTWIGLTDMHKEGGWIWSDGSKYTFSLWNSGQPDNAGGNEHCGHTNYGNNFYWNDHVCSNRFASVCATRTVCP